The window GTTGTCTGAATCGTCCATCATCACGAGGCTGGGAGCGGATCAGCTTTTATCCCATGGTTGAGGCTGAACTGGGTGCATGCAAGTTTAGAGTTTTCCGCTAACGACTATATCCACTAACAAGCTCCGCCTTCAGTTGGCGTCAGCCATCAGAACCGATACCGTAGTTGCAAACCATCAAGGTACTTCAGGCTTTCTTATCCTCTTGTTCTGTTTCGCCCAGCTCGCGTCACTTCAGGCCTTTTGACAATTGCAACCGAATACGGCAACTGTGGCCGTTACGTCCACGCGTCGTTTAACCTCATTGCGGGGTAGGCCCCGAGTCCAATTGCCAATGAGACGAACCTACAGACAAAGGTCCCTGAAGATCTACATGCCATGAATCGTCCCCCCGAAGCTGTTGCCTTGATTTTGTGGTTCAAATGTCAATCTGGTAAAGAGTTTGAAAGCCCATCATCTTGACCATCCAGACCAACGGGAGCACTCCCGTCCGGCTGTACTCATGTCGAGGTGGCTACCGTTTCCGGTCAAAACATTTTCACTTTCACGGCCGCAGCTGGGCTGGAACTACTGGCTGACCGGGACAAACAAACAGTTTGAGGTGGCCGGTTTACTGGCCATTGGGATCAAGTTGAGTGAAGAACTACAAGGCTCGGGGTGTTCTAGATGGAACTTCCTATTTCCGGGATGCAAGAAGAACGCCACACTTCTTTTTCTAGAGATCTGCAAATCCCATACCAAGCGAATGTGGGAGCCTCTGCGAAAGTGAGGATCAGACTTTATCAGATCTGTGTTTCGTCCCTTGAAGGATGAGCAATGCGCAGCTCAGGATTTCCCGGGTGCTGCTCTTGGGGCCTTGGCTGCTGGGAGGCCTGGGAAAAGAACTTCTTTGAGGGGTCCAAGGGCTGAAGATTCCCGCAGACGAGGACAAAACAGTGGGCCATTTCGTCACCCGCATAGAGGCGGAGACTGCGCCACCCGGCCCATTGGCACAGCCTTTTGCTAGCCTGCCATTCCTGTTGCTAGCAAACCCTACCGGGTCGTAAGCAGGGCGAGTTGTCTTGCATCCGTGGGTTGACCCTTCCCTTTTATTTATCTTGCGACCACCCCTCTTCCTAACCTTCTACTACTCCGTCATTCTGCATCTACATTCTGTGTGATTTTTTTCACTCATTTTTCCCGTCTACCATTTTCAAGAGAGATATCAGAGGACCATCCCGCTATCGACTATCGTTAACGAAACCTTCAGGCTAACGTCGACCTCACCCCACCTCGCCGTtgccaaaacccaaaaccgcccaacccaacccctcgTTATATCTGCAAACAACCCTTTCTCGAGaggacaacaccacaacatcagTCAAAATGGCCAACTTTGGGCGCGTCGTCTGCGTCGCCCTCCCCTTTTTACTaaccctcgcctccctcataTCCCTCCTCGTTGCCGGCCTCGCGGGCGTAGCCGATAAGTCGTTGTACATGTTTCAAGTAAAcacaaccaacctctccatcgaCCCCCTCACAGCCGCCAACCTCATCTCCAAAGCCACCGGCGGCAAGGACGTCGAGACGGTCTTCAACGACGCCGTAAACGACGCCCTCAACACCCGCCAGGacacccaaaccaccaacatcaccgccgccgatcTTTCTCTCTATGACCTCTATGACGTTGGGCTTTGGGGCTACTGCTACACGCCTCAGAATGGCTCAAGAGAGTGCACCAGGCCCGCCTTTGACTGGGCCACTAACGTCCTGAACACCACCACTGGCGACCTCAACTCCATGTTGACTCTCACTGGTCAAAacgtcaccctccccaaggAAATTACCGACGCGGTCAAGGCCTTCTCTACCGTCTCCAAATGGACCCAAGTCGTCTTTATCATCTCCTACGTCGCCCTTGGCGTGGCTCTCTTCTTTGGCCTGTTTGCCAACTGTTCCAGGGCATTTAGTTGCATCACCTGGCTGCTCGCCGCTTTCGCCGCCGTTGCCGTCTGCGCCAGTGCCGCGCTCGCGACTGCCACCGCTGTCGTGGTCGTCGGAGCGGTAGAGGGCTCGGCTAAGATCTATGGTGTTCGCGCCGACTTTAACACGAGGTTCCTAGCCGCGGTGTGGATCGCTGCTGCGTTCGCTCTTGCGGCGGCGCTGTTCTGGGTGTTTACCATTTGCTGCTGTGCGCCCGAGAAGAGGAGCAGTCACAAGCGGAACAGGAGcagtgatgagggggagaagcTTATGGGTACCGGGCCGTACCAGAGGTTGGATCAGCCGCAGGGGTATCAAGGTTATCAGCAGCAGTGGCCTGCGGCTACcgctgggaatggggggtATGGAAGGCAGACGGGCGGTGCGTATGAGCCGTATTCTCATAGCAGGGTTTAAGGGGGATTTAGGGgagattttcttttttgtgtCTATTGTTTACCTGATGAGCAAGCATTAATTGGGCGTTTTTCGGGATGGTTGTGCTTtggctcatcatcatgggtTTATTGGGCGGGTTAAAGGAAGGGAGGGCTCGGGGATAGAGTCGGGTGGGCTTATGATTGATATGATACCCCAGCTATTCAAAGTATTGGGTAAATTCTTTTTACACTTTTTTGTATCTTGGTTTTTGATCATCGTGGTGATCTATGGTAGAGGAAAAATTTAGGATGGTCATTGTTTCATAACCTAACTTTGATATGTTCCTGCCTCGTGGCTTCATATTTCCAAACTTTGTGAATACATTTTGCTACAGGGTATGCTTGAGATAATCTCACTATGATCGCCTGGTGAGGATTGATTCTGCTCATCCTAGGAGTTTCCCTCCACTGTGGTGCGCGCAATTCCACTGCACATTTCACTCAGCTCGCCTGGTGTTGGGCCAGGTTGGGCTTGCCCAGAAGGTTAGGTGTGTGTGGGCTTGGGCTGGAGGGTCCAGTGGGAAAGGTCCCCAGATACATGAAACACGGGGTTGGGTGCTGGGCAAGGTCTGGGCTTGCATGTGAGCCCGGGCTTCAGGTAGGAATGTGGCTCAGCAAAAGATGGGACCTTTGGTGGGTGGATGTTCTTACGTCTGTCTTGCGGGCGGGGATGGGTTTGTGGAAGTGAGGTGATAGGTGACGATGAGGCTTGAGATTGGACTGGGGGAGTACCGGACTCTGAGTATTACGCGGCCGAAGAAGGAACACGGACGCTGTCTAACATCGTGTGCGAGGCTGTACCCATTAAGGATATCTCTGCAATGGGAGGGTTCATGTAAGATTTAGCATCGAACCTGTCGTGGTTGTTCAGATGTTATATGGTATTTGGTAAAGCCTGGGTCAAGTGTGAGGCATGTCGATGTGTAGACAAAGCAATTTACCCAGACTCAACAACGGCATGAAAATCAGTCCAACAAATAAAATAAAGCAATGTTGCCTACTCAGCTTTCTAACCCACTAATTCTCTAAGCCACTATTCCGCTACCTTGATACCCTGGTCCCATGTAGATACAATACAGCCTTTACACAACCATCCTATTTGGCCCACCCACCCTTCCTataccctccccccccccttcaccaccctgcTTTGTTGAATGCatcacctctccacccacctcAATATCAACCGCCAATTCTTTAGTGTCAAGCAATTCCGTCAAGCTCCTTTCCCCCCGTACAGTGCTAATTATCCTCTCATCAAGCCATGATGATTCTCCAAGTAAACTTGCAACAAATGACTTTACCACGCAGCCTCAcgccttcatcatcagcctcgGCCCCCTAGTTACCCTCGGCCTCGATTCCGGGAAAGAGAAAAATTCCtactccttctcatccctaTATCTCCAGGGCTTTTGCCTCTTTCTCGACCCACGGacgctgtcgtcgtcgtcatcatcgtcgtcctcgtccccttcgttgtcgtcatcgtcgtatctccccccacctctcccatTCACCACCGACTGGTcagagtgggaggaggtagAAGAGTCGATCGGTTGAAAGATGCTCTGTCTATACAGCCCCGCACTATTTTTTCTGTTGGACTGAATATGTGACTCAAAATCGCGGTGGTGGTCACCGTCACCTGAGGGGCTctgagcctcctcctcgaagtCGGAGGCCTTGCGCTTCTTACCCGCCGCTGTGGTAGAGATGGAGTTCGAGAGCGTTGAGGGCCCGGGGCGAGAAAACCGGTTGCGGTAGGCGAGTGGGTGATCTTCGGAGTCGGTGCCATGCCTTccgatgttgttgatggattTCTCGCTGCTGTTGCTAGGACTAGTAGTGCTGCTGCCGGGACTCGTCTTTCCaatcttgctgctgctggtagTCTTAGCGGTGCCAGGTCGATGCTTTGGTTTGCGCCCTGCGCCAGGTCGTGCGCCCCCTCTCTTAGAGATTTTCTTCACGGGTTCCTGACCAGGGCCGCTAATTGCGCCATTGGCGCCAAATGCCGTGCTGGCATATGGGTGTTTGGAGATGCGCCGTCGTGAAGGAGTTTCTTCTAGGGCCCCGCTCTCGCCTTGACTATCACTAATCTCGGTGGCGTTTTGGTATTCGCCGGTTTCCTCAGGCGGCTGTGCTTGTTTTTTCTTACGACCAGCACCAGGCCTTGCTCCGCCTCGTTTACCACGTTGCTTCTTGTTAGGGGTCTCCCCATAGTCcacgccatcttcatcatcttgccGGCGGCGTAACTCGTCAAAGAACAACTCATCGTCACTGCCTCGATAGTCCAAATGCCGGCTCGACTTGGATGTGGTTTTGCGGGGGGCAGCACGTTGAGCGCCTCCTTTGCGCTTCGGCGCGCCATTCCCGCtgcccttttccttcccaccGCTCTCTCGTGACTCTACGAGCTTCTTGGTCAAGTTAGGGAAGTTGTCACCGTAGTTAAAGAATAACTCCTCCCCGGCCTTGATGTCACGAAGTGCCGAGAACTTGATGCGGAACTCATGGTTGACATACATAATTTTTGGGGTGATGTTGCAGGTGTCGTTGGCATGGTTGATGTACCGGCTGAGGTTCCCATAAATGGCCGCGTCCACCCATATGCCCTCCTGCTCAAGAAGCGTGAAAAGATATGAAATCTTGTTTTCCTCGTCAAACACGTCACCGCGGCGATTCTCGCGGCGAACGCCCTCGTCGTGGCTAATAAGTTCGCCAGTGTACTCAATGATAAACTCGTCCTGCGCTATATCCTCCGCAGCAAAGAGACCATATCCACAGCCCTCCAGCTGGGAGGAACCTATCACGACCGCCTTGGTGGCGCCGCGTTGCATGGGTACATTCTGACACCCCGTCGAATGAAGCTGTTCATCGTAGGCGTTCTCAGGATCAGCTCTCTCCTTCGCTCCACATCCCTTGCAAAGGACAGGGTCGCATTCCCGGTTGAGTTGAACACAGATACACGGCTTCCCTTCTTTCTGGCGTTGGATACATGTCTTGCCTAGCGAATGGCAGGCACACCCAGTAAACTTGAGGGCACATGTTTCTGCCGTACATAAGCAGAATCGCTCGCAGAGGACGGGGTGTCTCCCCTTGGATGCACATTGGCAGCCGTTCGCAGCCGTACACGCACCCTCGTGATGGCAGGGCGTCCATATTTCCCGTAGCGAATGCTCATGCGTGACAGTTGCATCTTCCCAACCACTCAATAGCTGCTTCTTTCTCCGATCATACCACGTAACTGGCTTGGGTCCCTTGACGGTCTCAAAAGCCTCGGGGACAGCAGGAAGTGCCAGGCTGAGCTCCCTGAATTTGCGATGTACATCCCAGCAGGGCCGGTtcagcacagcagcaacaaaacaCTGCGGCATGAGGGACGAGCTGTAGCCCAGAGTCGCAAACACCTGCTCAAGGACCGTGACCTCGTTTCCAGACCATGGCTTTTCCACATAACCTGGTTTCCCGGTATCGTGAGTGCGATAGCAGGAATTCCGGCAAGGTTGGGGATTTGATTTCAAGACAAGGCTTGATTGCTTGCTTGAGTGGTCTTGAAGTTGTGCCATCCACTTAGCCCGCAGAGCAGATGCAACACCGCCGATTTCATCGAGAGACAAGCACCGCTTCTGATTGTCTCCATCGATTTCACCGTGCTCACAGTCATGACTGAAACAGATCAGACAGCCCAATGCCGAGTAACTCCCCAGAGATTCCACAACCTTTTGCGTCAGCTCTCTATTCTGATGCCTTTGGGCACTCGGCGTATTCTTGGTCTTCCTGTTGTCCAAGATAGGCTCCACGGCCTTGTCTAGCTTCAAGACATCACTGAGGGTGATGGGTCTCTGGTTCTTGGGGTCACCAAAGACTTTGTCAAAAGCTTCAGTGAAGAGCTTGGCTGCTCTAGAACCACGGGGTGACCCAGCACCTTCGTTGTATGTGTCAAGAAGATGGCTCCTCTGTTGCGGGGTGATGGCATCATCGCTCTCTGGCTGGCTTGCCATGTAGCGGATGAGAGTGGTTTTGGTGCAGCCGTCAATGGCTAGCCTCTCCAACCACGGCTCCAGGTAGGTTGATAAGATAGCTGCGTATTCATTCTGCGCTCTCTTGGCCAGCCTCTGTACCCGACCAAGGGCTTTGAAGCCAGACAACTTATCAAGAGTCTCCAGTTCATTGAGCCACTCGGCGTACCTCTTTTCCTCAGCCGAGTTCGGGTCAACATCACGAAGATGTGGCACAAAGTTTAGCATGGAATTTGGCGCAAGAATATTTTTGCGAATTTCAACATGATGAAACCTGTATCGTGGGACACTTTGCCTGTCTGAGGCGATGCACACAACAGGGAAATCGATATGTTTCCCGTGTGCTCTTATGGCTTTCCCTTGCTCGCCACTATGTTGCTTTTCGGGGGTTAGAGAGATGCTCGGCAAAAAGGGTTATCAGAACTAACCTTGAATTTGAGAGTCATAGTCTCTATTTCATTCCCAGCCGATTCATCATGGTCAACCGTGAGAGGTTTCATATCGGCGAACGCATCCACAGAGCTAATGTGTTGAGGCTTGGGCGCATTTCtctcgtcttcttcaagcAGAAAGTGAACGAGATGCGCATGATCCTCGCTGACCTCATTCACAAAGGACCTGAGGATGTCGGCAATGGAGTCTACTGTCCAATCGTCAACCTTTTGTGGCGTCATTGATTTTGGCGTCTCGTGGCCTCTGAACTCTGAGAGTTGGAGCGAAGTTTGCGACTGCGGGGTCGGGTGCTGGGCCGTATTTTTGAGAGTTGGCGACTGTGAATCCCGAATCTCGTCCCGTGTTGAAAATCTCATTATTGACTTTGATGGTGTTCCATCCAGCCCTGACTTGCTCTTAGCCACTGGTGGCCCATTGGGAGTCCGCCTTCTACTCGCAGGCACGGATGTGGCTGTAACATCAGATAAAGAGGAGGGACTAGGCCCTCTACTAGCTTTCACATGTTGCGGAGCCGAGTTCCGCGCATGGTGATGGGGCCGCTCAGACACATAGGGTTGTGAAGCTGGTTGTGATCGCAGCCGGTCGCCGTTGTGAGGATGGTTCAAGGTCGTTGTCCTGACACCAGTTTCGTCGGCTACACCATCGCCACCTTCACTCCCCCCATCTTCACTAGCTGAGGTCGAATCCGCCGTCAAATCCACCACAATTCTCCCGGACGAGACCATCGCTCGTGTCCCGGCTGCTTCTCGCTTCCCTATAGTTGTACCATTCACAATGCCCCGTAATCCCGCGTTGGGGATCTCTTGGTGTGACGATGCCGAGTTGTTGATGAGTTGCTGTTGCTCTCTTGGCGTAAAGGGAGGGCCCCCTCTGTTTGTCAGAGAATGAAAGAATCACCTGCCGCTTTCACGAAATCAAAGAACCAAAGGGAAAACGTGCCA is drawn from Podospora pseudocomata strain CBS 415.72m chromosome 1 map unlocalized CBS415.72m_1, whole genome shotgun sequence and contains these coding sequences:
- the PaKMT6 gene encoding H3K27me3 methyltransferase (COG:K; EggNog:ENOG503NZVU) encodes the protein MVSSGRIVVDLTADSTSASEDGGSEGGDGVADETGVRTTTLNHPHNGDRLRSQPASQPYVSERPHHHARNSAPQHVKASRGPSPSSLSDVTATSVPASRRRTPNGPPVAKSKSGLDGTPSKSIMRFSTRDEIRDSQSPTLKNTAQHPTPQSQTSLQLSEFRGHETPKSMTPQKVDDWTVDSIADILRSFVNEVSEDHAHLVHFLLEEDERNAPKPQHISSVDAFADMKPLTVDHDESAGNEIETMTLKFKQHSGEQGKAIRAHGKHIDFPVVCIASDRQSVPRYRFHHVEIRKNILAPNSMLNFVPHLRDVDPNSAEEKRYAEWLNELETLDKLSGFKALGRVQRLAKRAQNEYAAILSTYLEPWLERLAIDGCTKTTLIRYMASQPESDDAITPQQRSHLLDTYNEGAGSPRGSRAAKLFTEAFDKVFGDPKNQRPITLSDVLKLDKAVEPILDNRKTKNTPSAQRHQNRELTQKVVESLGSYSALGCLICFSHDCEHGEIDGDNQKRCLSLDEIGGVASALRAKWMAQLQDHSSKQSSLVLKSNPQPCRNSCYRTHDTGKPGYVEKPWSGNEVTVLEQVFATLGYSSSLMPQCFVAAVLNRPCWDVHRKFRELSLALPAVPEAFETVKGPKPVTWYDRRKKQLLSGWEDATVTHEHSLREIWTPCHHEGACTAANGCQCASKGRHPVLCERFCLCTAETCALKFTGCACHSLGKTCIQRQKEGKPCICVQLNRECDPVLCKGCGAKERADPENAYDEQLHSTGCQNVPMQRGATKAVVIGSSQLEGCGYGLFAAEDIAQDEFIIEYTGELISHDEGVRRENRRGDVFDEENKISYLFTLLEQEGIWVDAAIYGNLSRYINHANDTCNITPKIMYVNHEFRIKFSALRDIKAGEELFFNYGDNFPNLTKKLVESRESGGKEKGSGNGAPKRKGGAQRAAPRKTTSKSSRHLDYRGSDDELFFDELRRRQDDEDGVDYGETPNKKQRGKRGGARPGAGRKKKQAQPPEETGEYQNATEISDSQGESGALEETPSRRRISKHPYASTAFGANGAISGPGQEPVKKISKRGGARPGAGRKPKHRPGTAKTTSSSKIGKTSPGSSTTSPSNSSEKSINNIGRHGTDSEDHPLAYRNRFSRPGPSTLSNSISTTAAGKKRKASDFEEEAQSPSGDGDHHRDFESHIQSNRKNSAGLYRQSIFQPIDSSTSSHSDQSVVNGRGGGRYDDDDNEGDEDDDDDDDDSVRGSRKRQKPWRYRDEKE
- a CDS encoding uncharacterized protein (COG:S; EggNog:ENOG503P1BV) — encoded protein: MANFGRVVCVALPFLLTLASLISLLVAGLAGVADKSLYMFQVNTTNLSIDPLTAANLISKATGGKDVETVFNDAVNDALNTRQDTQTTNITAADLSLYDLYDVGLWGYCYTPQNGSRECTRPAFDWATNVLNTTTGDLNSMLTLTGQNVTLPKEITDAVKAFSTVSKWTQVVFIISYVALGVALFFGLFANCSRAFSCITWLLAAFAAVAVCASAALATATAVVVVGAVEGSAKIYGVRADFNTRFLAAVWIAAAFALAAALFWVFTICCCAPEKRSSHKRNRSSDEGEKLMGTGPYQRLDQPQGYQGYQQQWPAATAGNGGYGRQTGGAYEPYSHSRV